In Pseudodesulfovibrio hydrargyri, a single window of DNA contains:
- a CDS encoding hybrid sensor histidine kinase/response regulator gives MPTNKILVVEDDAVAQLDIKLALERAGYGVLAMTGSGEEALVLADRLAPDIVLMDIMLEGEMDGLEAAGEMRNRFDIPVIYLTVVVDEETLQWAKVTGPFGYLVKPVDHIELRAAIELGLYKHQMERELRKAKLAAEAASRAKASFLATVSHELRTPMTGVLGMTELLLMSDLGEPYRENVRLIKESSMGLLSVLNQIIDYSKLETSSLTARVMDFRLEDLITGILSQHRRPAAAKGVSLNYSLDPAIPDWVRGDPAKLRQVVGNLIANGVKFTPEGQVLVDVSMAEKGDCADQGEGALAVQILIRDTGVGIPSDKLDEIFESFKQGEDHLHHSSGGLGLGLAIAGRLVEFLGGCLRCSSEEGKGSVFSVSVPLEYSPYETSSPSASVLGVDSPLKGVRILVAEDDLVNQRYLVRLLEKMGCAVTLAETGAQAVEALKESSFDLVLMDVEMPVMDGIEATRRIRDPETGCLDPAVPIVALTARAMWGDEQRCIHAGMDDYLSKPVDVDTVAAIIQSTLKKE, from the coding sequence ATGCCTACCAACAAGATATTGGTCGTCGAAGACGACGCCGTCGCCCAATTGGACATCAAACTGGCCCTGGAGCGTGCCGGATACGGCGTGCTCGCCATGACCGGCAGCGGCGAGGAGGCCCTTGTCCTGGCCGACAGGCTGGCTCCGGACATCGTGCTCATGGACATTATGCTCGAAGGGGAGATGGACGGGCTTGAGGCCGCGGGCGAGATGCGCAACCGATTCGACATTCCCGTCATATACCTGACCGTGGTGGTGGATGAGGAGACCCTGCAGTGGGCCAAGGTGACCGGACCCTTCGGGTATCTGGTCAAGCCCGTGGACCATATCGAGTTGCGCGCGGCCATCGAACTCGGGCTGTACAAGCACCAGATGGAGCGCGAACTGCGCAAGGCCAAGTTGGCGGCCGAGGCCGCCAGCCGGGCCAAGGCCTCGTTCCTGGCCACGGTCAGCCACGAGCTGCGCACCCCCATGACCGGCGTGCTCGGCATGACCGAACTGCTGCTCATGTCCGACCTGGGCGAGCCGTACCGCGAGAACGTCCGGCTGATCAAGGAATCCTCCATGGGGCTGCTGTCGGTGCTCAACCAGATCATCGACTACTCCAAGCTCGAGACCAGCTCCCTGACCGCGCGGGTCATGGATTTTCGGCTTGAGGACCTGATTACCGGCATCCTCTCGCAACACCGGCGTCCGGCCGCGGCCAAGGGCGTGAGCCTGAATTACTCCCTGGACCCGGCCATTCCCGACTGGGTGCGGGGCGACCCCGCCAAGCTGCGCCAGGTGGTCGGCAACCTCATCGCCAACGGAGTCAAGTTCACCCCGGAGGGCCAGGTTCTGGTCGATGTCTCCATGGCCGAAAAGGGCGACTGCGCGGACCAGGGCGAGGGCGCGCTGGCCGTGCAGATACTGATCCGCGACACCGGCGTGGGCATTCCGAGCGACAAGTTGGACGAGATCTTCGAGAGCTTCAAGCAGGGCGAGGATCACCTGCACCACTCCTCGGGCGGCCTGGGGCTGGGGCTGGCCATAGCCGGCCGGCTTGTGGAATTCCTGGGCGGCTGCCTGCGCTGCTCGAGCGAGGAGGGAAAGGGCAGCGTCTTTTCGGTCTCCGTGCCCCTGGAGTACAGCCCCTACGAGACGTCGTCCCCGTCCGCGTCGGTCCTGGGCGTGGACTCGCCGCTCAAGGGCGTCCGAATCCTGGTGGCCGAGGACGACCTGGTCAACCAGCGCTATCTCGTCCGGCTGCTGGAAAAGATGGGTTGCGCGGTCACCCTTGCCGAGACCGGTGCCCAGGCCGTGGAGGCCTTGAAGGAGTCGTCCTTCGATCTCGTGCTCATGGATGTGGAGATGCCGGTGATGGACGGCATCGAGGCCACCCGGCGCATCCGCGACCCCGAAACCGGCTGTCTGGACCCGGCCGTGCCCATCGTGGCCCTGACCGCGCGGGCCATGTGGGGGGACGAGCAGCGCTGCATCCACGCGGGTATGGACGATTATCTTTCCAAGCCCGTTGACGTTGACACCGTCGCCGCAATCATACAATCAACTCTGAAGAAGGAATGA
- a CDS encoding amino acid ABC transporter ATP-binding protein: protein MIDVKNVYKTFFVPHEVQALHDVSYHINPGEVVVVIGPSGSGKSTFLRCLNRLEKANSGHIMIDGVDILDPKTNINKVRMDVGMVFQSFNLFPHLTVLENVTVGQTSVRKRGKKESAEKAMTLLNKVGIHAKAENYPGQLSGGQMQRVAIARALAMDPKVMLFDEPTSALDPEMVGEVLDVMKALAKEGMTMVVVTHEMGFAREVADQVVFMDEGKIVEVGTPEHFFTNPQNDRTKLFLSQIL, encoded by the coding sequence ATGATCGATGTCAAAAACGTATACAAAACCTTCTTCGTCCCGCACGAGGTCCAGGCCCTGCACGACGTGTCCTACCACATCAACCCCGGCGAGGTGGTCGTGGTCATCGGCCCGTCCGGGTCCGGCAAGTCCACCTTCCTGCGCTGCCTGAACCGCCTGGAAAAGGCCAACTCGGGCCACATCATGATCGACGGCGTGGACATCCTCGATCCCAAGACCAACATCAACAAGGTTCGCATGGACGTGGGCATGGTCTTCCAATCCTTCAACCTCTTCCCGCACCTGACCGTTCTGGAAAACGTCACCGTGGGCCAGACCTCGGTGCGCAAAAGGGGCAAGAAGGAATCCGCGGAAAAGGCCATGACTCTGCTGAACAAGGTCGGCATCCACGCCAAGGCCGAGAACTACCCCGGCCAGCTGTCCGGCGGCCAGATGCAGCGCGTGGCCATCGCCCGCGCCCTGGCCATGGACCCCAAGGTCATGCTCTTCGACGAGCCGACCTCGGCGCTGGACCCCGAGATGGTCGGCGAGGTCCTGGACGTCATGAAGGCCCTGGCCAAGGAAGGCATGACCATGGTCGTGGTCACCCACGAAATGGGCTTCGCCCGCGAAGTGGCCGACCAGGTCGTGTTCATGGACGAAGGCAAGATCGTCGAAGTGGGCACCCCGGAACACTTCTTCACCAACCCGCAGAACGACCGAACCAAGCTGTTCCTGAGCCAGATTCTGTAA
- a CDS encoding amino acid ABC transporter permease (The N-terminal region of this protein, as described by TIGR01726, is a three transmembrane segment that identifies a subfamily of ABC transporter permease subunits, which specificities that include histidine, arginine, glutamine, glutamate, L-cystine (sic), the opines (in Agrobacterium) octopine and nopaline, etc.) yields MNETAKVEPKKDIDKNLIWKTAYAVALVAVCLGFYWATTQTDYIWRWNRIPRYFYYVDTVNVTAEMEGDVTSITKKDEDSVVIVSDGADSEYYTVPGSKLEVSEGQTVFVGDTIGTYSEGRMGLLVEGTIITIEVSIVSIFFGILIGLFTGLSRISTNPFLKLSAITYIEIIRGTPLLVQIMIWYFVLGTIINNLLSKAGLFQVPELWFGIASLAIFAGAYVAEIVRAGIQSIHKGQMEAARSLGMTKATAMRKIILPQAFKRILPPLAGQFISLIKDSSLLGVIAIRELTKATREAVTTSLMPYELWFVCGVLYLVITFTLSMFVQYLERRTAEA; encoded by the coding sequence ATGAATGAAACCGCGAAGGTCGAGCCCAAGAAGGACATCGACAAAAATCTGATTTGGAAAACGGCGTATGCGGTCGCTCTCGTCGCGGTGTGCCTGGGCTTCTACTGGGCCACCACGCAGACCGACTACATCTGGCGCTGGAACCGCATCCCGAGATATTTCTACTACGTAGACACGGTCAACGTAACCGCCGAGATGGAAGGCGACGTGACCTCCATCACCAAGAAGGACGAGGATTCCGTGGTCATCGTCTCCGACGGCGCCGACTCGGAATACTATACCGTCCCGGGCTCCAAACTCGAGGTGAGCGAGGGACAGACCGTCTTTGTGGGCGACACCATCGGCACCTATTCCGAAGGCCGGATGGGGTTGCTGGTGGAAGGAACGATCATCACCATCGAGGTCAGCATCGTATCGATCTTCTTCGGCATCCTCATCGGCCTGTTCACCGGCCTGTCGAGGATTTCGACCAATCCATTCCTCAAGCTGTCGGCCATCACCTACATCGAGATCATCCGCGGCACCCCGCTGCTGGTCCAGATCATGATCTGGTACTTCGTGCTCGGCACCATCATCAACAACCTGCTGAGCAAGGCGGGCCTGTTCCAGGTTCCGGAGTTGTGGTTCGGCATCGCCTCCCTGGCCATTTTCGCCGGGGCCTACGTGGCCGAGATCGTCCGCGCCGGCATCCAGTCCATCCACAAGGGGCAGATGGAGGCGGCGCGCTCGCTCGGCATGACCAAGGCCACGGCCATGCGCAAGATCATCCTGCCCCAGGCCTTCAAGCGTATCCTGCCGCCCCTGGCCGGCCAGTTCATCAGCCTGATCAAGGACTCCTCGCTGCTCGGCGTCATCGCCATCCGCGAGTTGACCAAGGCCACCCGAGAGGCGGTCACCACCAGCCTGATGCCCTACGAACTGTGGTTCGTGTGCGGTGTGCTCTACCTGGTCATCACCTTCACCCTGTCCATGTTCGTCCAGTACCTTGAAAGAAGGACAGCGGAGGCCTAG
- a CDS encoding AI-2E family transporter, which translates to MSDFNGPTPLISGGIYKVFLILLLLFSLYLGFSLVEPFMHTMIFSTVLAVLFTPVFNWALRLCKGRRTWASALTVAIIVFALVLPLAFLFMALISQGVESLVALNAWIAQGTYKSFLSLEMLDKYAGLIHDQLPFLRIDEVQIQAGVLQYSREFAQNMLSFGTSLARDGAKLVMHFLLMVFVLFYFMRDGTKMVAYIKRLSPLRPKQEDYIIDSLKRVARGVLMGCLLVAVLQGFAGGVGLAVAGIPAFFWGGMMALSSLIPVLGTGLVWVPAVGYLFLSGQWKMAIFLALWCGIFVVGIDTILRPIFMREASRVSTFYIFIAILGGIYSFGMLGIFYGPLILSFVMVMLQIYLEEYADDLDDHEEAAQ; encoded by the coding sequence ATGAGCGATTTCAACGGACCGACACCGCTGATCAGCGGCGGCATCTACAAGGTGTTCCTGATCCTCCTCCTGCTGTTTTCCCTGTATCTGGGGTTCTCGCTGGTGGAGCCCTTCATGCACACCATGATATTCTCCACCGTGCTGGCCGTCCTGTTCACCCCGGTGTTCAACTGGGCGCTCAGGCTGTGCAAGGGGCGGCGTACATGGGCCTCGGCCCTGACCGTGGCGATCATCGTCTTCGCCCTGGTTTTGCCCCTGGCCTTCCTGTTCATGGCCCTGATCAGCCAGGGCGTGGAGTCCCTGGTGGCCCTGAACGCCTGGATAGCCCAGGGGACCTACAAGTCCTTCCTCAGCCTGGAGATGCTCGACAAGTACGCGGGCCTGATCCACGATCAGTTGCCCTTTTTGCGTATCGACGAGGTCCAGATCCAGGCGGGCGTGCTGCAGTACTCCCGCGAGTTCGCCCAGAACATGCTCTCCTTCGGCACCTCCCTCGCCCGGGACGGAGCCAAGCTGGTCATGCACTTCCTGCTGATGGTCTTCGTCCTGTTCTACTTCATGCGCGACGGCACCAAGATGGTCGCCTACATCAAGCGGCTCTCGCCGCTTAGGCCCAAGCAGGAGGACTACATCATCGACAGCCTGAAGCGGGTCGCCCGGGGCGTGCTCATGGGCTGCCTGCTGGTGGCCGTGCTCCAGGGCTTCGCCGGGGGAGTGGGGCTGGCCGTGGCAGGCATACCCGCCTTCTTCTGGGGCGGCATGATGGCCCTGTCCTCGCTCATTCCGGTACTCGGCACCGGCCTGGTCTGGGTGCCCGCCGTGGGCTACCTGTTCCTGTCCGGGCAGTGGAAAATGGCCATCTTCCTGGCCCTGTGGTGCGGCATTTTCGTTGTCGGCATCGACACCATCCTGCGTCCCATATTCATGCGCGAGGCTTCGCGCGTTTCCACCTTCTACATCTTCATCGCCATCCTCGGCGGCATCTATTCCTTCGGCATGCTGGGCATCTTCTACGGCCCGCTGATCCTGAGTTTCGTCATGGTCATGCTGCAGATCTATCTCGAGGAATACGCCGACGACCTGGACGACCACGAAGAGGCGGCTCAATGA
- a CDS encoding transporter substrate-binding domain-containing protein, which produces MKRIITLVAVLSLLLCAAMSAQAADIELAKTSTLEQIVQRGTLRVGLEAGYMPFEMTDKKGNIVGFDVDMVREMAKAMGVKLELVNTAWDGIIPGLLSGKYDIIASGMTINQERNLKVNFASPYIIVGQTALIAKKSADKIKSWKDLNQPGIVITSKLGTTGEQAAKRLFPKATYKSFEMEDQAMLETMNGKSDATVYDLPMTSIFYSQHGKDAGMVFLDEPFTYEPLGWAINKGDPDFLNWLNNFIVQIKNDGRYERIYNKWFGSNDWYANIQ; this is translated from the coding sequence ATGAAACGCATCATTACTCTCGTGGCCGTGCTGTCTCTGCTGCTGTGCGCCGCCATGTCCGCCCAGGCCGCCGACATCGAACTCGCCAAGACGTCCACCCTGGAGCAGATCGTCCAGCGGGGCACCCTGCGCGTGGGCCTCGAAGCCGGCTACATGCCCTTCGAGATGACCGACAAGAAGGGCAACATCGTCGGCTTCGACGTCGACATGGTCAGGGAAATGGCCAAGGCCATGGGCGTGAAGCTCGAACTCGTCAACACCGCTTGGGACGGCATCATCCCCGGCCTGCTCTCCGGCAAGTACGACATCATCGCCTCCGGTATGACCATCAACCAGGAACGCAACCTGAAGGTCAACTTCGCCAGCCCCTACATCATCGTCGGCCAGACCGCGCTGATCGCCAAGAAGTCCGCCGACAAGATCAAGTCCTGGAAAGACCTGAACCAGCCGGGCATCGTCATCACCTCGAAGCTGGGCACCACCGGCGAACAGGCCGCCAAGCGCCTCTTCCCCAAGGCCACCTACAAGTCCTTCGAGATGGAGGACCAGGCCATGCTGGAAACCATGAACGGCAAGTCCGACGCCACCGTCTACGACCTGCCCATGACCTCCATCTTCTACTCCCAGCACGGCAAGGACGCGGGCATGGTCTTCCTGGACGAGCCCTTCACCTACGAGCCGCTGGGCTGGGCCATCAACAAGGGTGACCCGGATTTCCTGAACTGGCTGAACAACTTCATCGTCCAGATCAAGAACGACGGCCGTTACGAGCGGATCTACAACAAGTGGTTCGGCTCCAACGACTGGTACGCCAACATCCAGTAA
- a CDS encoding type II toxin-antitoxin system HicB family antitoxin — protein MQYVALFEQEKHGLAVTFPDFPECTSFGEDLDEAVDNAHEALAMFVEDRIQGGELLPEPSKKKDLLAQPENQGRKAINISVEGDGSDFEEFEMSMHVHLLARIEKYCRQYGASPADFLAAASRLAIKTDIFAA, from the coding sequence ATGCAGTATGTTGCGCTGTTCGAACAGGAGAAGCACGGCCTGGCCGTTACCTTCCCGGATTTCCCGGAGTGCACCAGCTTCGGCGAGGACCTGGACGAGGCCGTGGACAATGCCCACGAAGCCCTGGCCATGTTCGTGGAAGACCGTATTCAGGGCGGCGAACTCCTCCCGGAGCCCTCGAAAAAGAAGGATTTGCTCGCCCAACCTGAGAACCAGGGCCGGAAAGCGATCAATATCTCGGTTGAAGGGGACGGAAGCGACTTCGAGGAGTTCGAAATGTCCATGCATGTTCATTTACTGGCTAGAATCGAGAAGTATTGCCGCCAGTATGGGGCTTCACCGGCCGATTTTTTGGCGGCTGCGTCGCGTTTGGCGATCAAAACCGATATTTTTGCTGCCTGA
- a CDS encoding NAD-dependent 4,6-dehydratase LegB: MHLNNKTILVTGADGFIGSHLVEHLVRQGYTVRAFVLYNSFNSWGWLDESPKEIRDSLEIFAGDIRDPNGVREAMKGCDVVMHLAALIAIPYSYHSPDTYVDTNVKGTLNVVQAARDLGVERCVVTSTSEVYGTARFVPITEDHPLQGQSPYSATKIGADQIAMSFYNAFETPVSVIRPFNTYGPRQSARAVIPTVITQIGNGARTIKLGALTPTRDFNFVSDTVRGFEAVTASDACVGEVVNVGSGFEVSIGDTAKAIAEVMGADIEIVCEQERIRPAKSEVERLFAGNEKAKRLCGWEPEFGGLDGFKRGLKLTAEWFADPDNLRRYKADIYNI, from the coding sequence ATGCATCTCAATAACAAGACAATACTGGTCACCGGGGCGGACGGGTTCATCGGCTCCCACCTGGTGGAACACCTGGTCCGGCAGGGCTACACGGTCCGCGCATTCGTCCTGTACAACTCCTTCAACTCCTGGGGCTGGCTAGACGAGTCTCCCAAGGAGATTCGGGATTCCCTGGAGATCTTCGCGGGCGACATCCGCGACCCCAACGGGGTGCGCGAGGCCATGAAAGGGTGCGACGTGGTCATGCACCTGGCCGCACTCATCGCCATCCCCTATTCCTACCACTCCCCGGACACCTATGTGGACACCAACGTCAAGGGCACCCTGAACGTGGTCCAGGCGGCCCGCGACCTGGGCGTGGAACGGTGCGTGGTCACTTCCACCAGCGAAGTCTACGGCACGGCCAGGTTCGTACCCATCACCGAAGACCACCCACTTCAGGGCCAGTCGCCCTACTCGGCCACCAAGATCGGGGCGGACCAGATCGCCATGAGTTTTTACAACGCCTTCGAAACCCCGGTGTCCGTCATCCGCCCGTTCAACACCTACGGCCCCAGGCAGTCCGCCCGCGCGGTCATCCCCACGGTCATCACCCAGATCGGCAACGGGGCCAGAACGATCAAGCTCGGAGCCCTGACGCCCACTAGGGACTTCAACTTCGTATCCGACACCGTGCGCGGCTTCGAGGCCGTGACCGCGTCCGACGCCTGCGTGGGCGAGGTGGTCAACGTGGGCAGCGGCTTCGAGGTCTCCATCGGCGACACGGCCAAGGCCATTGCCGAGGTCATGGGCGCGGACATCGAGATCGTCTGCGAGCAGGAGCGTATCCGCCCGGCCAAAAGCGAGGTGGAGCGGCTGTTCGCGGGCAACGAGAAGGCCAAACGGCTGTGCGGCTGGGAGCCGGAATTCGGCGGGCTCGACGGTTTCAAGCGGGGCCTCAAGCTGACCGCCGAGTGGTTCGCCGACCCGGACAACCTGCGGCGCTACAAGGCCGACATATACAATATATAG
- the mltA gene encoding murein transglycosylase A gives MQPAPPAPQVPTFAPVGEGAAHDLAESLSFKPQNLCSWTDLRPGIEASLHYIRSRPQNAVCVDQPGLRLTWGQLRESVAELASTLALLDHAPSLLAERFTWYKLEPGTLLTGYYEPWLKASLTPDATYKYPLYGVPADLKVVDLGSFHPRWAGQKLVYRVEGDKVEPYFDRAAIDGLGALEGAGDEIAWAADPVDVFFLQVQGSGRLDLPDGSYKHILYGGKNGRQYVSIGKVLIDKGYIPKEEMSMQRIRRFLNEHPGVAEDVLFRNPSYVFFRLADEGPFGSINSILTPRVSVAVDRSMIPLGSVVALKTALMDYDTGQADPFFSLVLAQDTGGAIQGTRMDLFCGAGEEAETLAGHLQEGADVYMLLSKRVIASMKGDSR, from the coding sequence GTGCAACCGGCTCCACCTGCCCCACAGGTCCCGACCTTCGCGCCGGTGGGGGAGGGCGCGGCCCACGATCTGGCCGAATCCCTCTCCTTCAAGCCCCAGAATCTGTGCTCCTGGACGGATTTGCGTCCCGGCATCGAGGCCAGCCTGCACTACATCCGTTCCCGGCCGCAGAACGCGGTCTGCGTGGACCAGCCAGGCCTGCGCCTGACCTGGGGGCAGCTGCGCGAGTCCGTGGCCGAACTGGCCTCCACTCTCGCCCTGTTGGACCATGCGCCATCCCTGCTTGCCGAGCGGTTTACCTGGTACAAGCTTGAGCCCGGCACCTTGCTGACCGGCTACTACGAGCCGTGGCTCAAGGCCTCGCTCACGCCTGATGCGACCTACAAGTATCCGCTCTACGGCGTGCCAGCCGACCTCAAGGTGGTGGATCTGGGCAGCTTCCATCCGCGCTGGGCCGGGCAGAAGCTGGTCTATCGCGTGGAAGGGGACAAGGTGGAACCGTATTTCGACCGTGCGGCCATCGATGGCCTGGGTGCCCTGGAAGGGGCGGGCGACGAGATCGCCTGGGCCGCCGATCCGGTGGACGTCTTCTTTCTCCAGGTCCAGGGGTCCGGCAGGCTGGACCTGCCGGACGGGAGCTACAAGCACATCCTCTACGGCGGCAAGAACGGCCGCCAGTACGTGTCCATCGGCAAGGTGCTCATCGACAAGGGGTATATACCTAAAGAAGAGATGAGCATGCAGCGCATCCGCCGGTTCCTGAACGAACACCCGGGCGTGGCCGAGGACGTCTTGTTCCGCAACCCGAGCTACGTCTTCTTCCGGCTGGCGGACGAAGGGCCGTTCGGCTCCATCAATTCCATTCTGACCCCGCGCGTCAGTGTGGCCGTGGACCGGTCCATGATCCCGCTGGGCAGCGTGGTGGCCCTCAAGACCGCGCTCATGGACTATGACACCGGCCAGGCCGACCCGTTCTTCTCCCTGGTCTTGGCCCAGGACACGGGCGGGGCCATCCAGGGCACGCGCATGGACCTGTTCTGCGGTGCGGGCGAGGAGGCCGAGACCCTGGCCGGGCACCTCCAGGAGGGGGCCGATGTCTACATGCTCCTGAGCAAGCGGGTCATCGCGTCCATGAAGGGCGATTCCCGCTAA
- a CDS encoding glycosyltransferase family 9 protein — MKDISTLHPKKILVCQLRQIGDVLLSTPSIQLLKERFPDAEIHLLTEKKCLPVVENNPHLSHVWAIDKKELRNPLTALLWYRKVGRGGYDLIVDFQRLPRCRYVILFSGAAVKLTQHTAWYNRLFYTHFSDVIYGYAAMLKASILRPLGIHWDGELPRLYLTDEERAWAEEFIRTEGMEQNRFVTIDPSHRRITRKWPERHFAGLIRLMREKRPELKFFILYGPGEIDVARKVAELAGEGVVVSEHMLTLREMAAVQEMAALHVGNCSAPRHFAVAVDTPSLAIHGATGFGWCPKSERHSSVDKGLPCRSCNKNSCDTLECLETFLPEECLDEALRLLALKYK; from the coding sequence ATGAAAGATATTTCCACTCTGCACCCAAAAAAGATTCTGGTCTGCCAGCTCAGGCAGATCGGCGACGTGCTCCTGTCCACGCCGTCCATACAACTGTTGAAGGAACGGTTTCCGGACGCGGAGATTCATCTGCTGACCGAGAAGAAGTGCCTTCCGGTGGTGGAGAACAACCCCCACCTGTCCCACGTCTGGGCCATCGACAAAAAGGAACTCCGGAATCCCCTCACGGCCCTGCTCTGGTACCGCAAGGTGGGCCGCGGCGGTTACGACCTGATCGTGGACTTCCAGCGGCTGCCCCGCTGCCGGTACGTGATCCTGTTCTCGGGCGCGGCGGTCAAGCTGACCCAGCACACCGCCTGGTACAACAGGCTCTTCTACACCCACTTCAGCGACGTGATCTACGGCTACGCGGCCATGCTCAAGGCGTCCATCCTGCGGCCGCTGGGCATCCATTGGGACGGGGAACTGCCCAGGCTATACCTGACCGACGAGGAACGGGCCTGGGCCGAGGAATTCATCCGGACCGAGGGCATGGAGCAAAACCGCTTCGTGACCATCGACCCGTCCCACCGGCGGATCACCCGCAAATGGCCCGAACGCCACTTCGCCGGGCTGATCAGGCTCATGCGCGAGAAGCGTCCCGAACTCAAATTTTTCATCCTCTACGGCCCGGGCGAGATCGACGTGGCCCGCAAGGTGGCCGAACTGGCGGGCGAGGGCGTGGTCGTCTCCGAGCACATGCTTACCCTGCGCGAGATGGCCGCAGTCCAGGAAATGGCCGCCCTGCACGTGGGCAACTGCTCGGCCCCCCGGCACTTCGCCGTGGCCGTGGACACCCCGTCCCTGGCCATCCACGGGGCCACCGGTTTCGGCTGGTGCCCCAAGTCCGAGCGCCACTCCAGCGTGGACAAGGGGCTGCCCTGCCGCTCCTGCAACAAGAACTCCTGCGATACCCTGGAGTGCCTGGAGACTTTCCTCCCCGAGGAATGCCTGGACGAAGCCCTGCGCCTGCTCGCCCTCAAGTACAAGTGA